In Thermotoga sp., a single genomic region encodes these proteins:
- the rimM gene encoding ribosome maturation factor RimM (Essential for efficient processing of 16S rRNA): MIKTIQDLINERIAVGKVVNTHGLRGEVKFFPYTNSEDIVKNLSDVVLYNKEKKVFYNLSVKSVRKMNKLFLIKFEAIDTVEAAEKIKGCEVFIKYEELPPLQKDEYYFYEILGCEVFYESGESVGKVVDIIETGSNDVLVVRKKNKETLIPMIKDCIVEIRKFEKKIVAKELEWI, from the coding sequence AAGACCATTCAGGACCTGATCAACGAAAGAATTGCCGTTGGAAAGGTCGTCAACACGCATGGACTGAGAGGAGAGGTCAAGTTCTTCCCTTACACGAATTCGGAAGATATAGTGAAGAACCTCTCCGATGTCGTGCTCTACAACAAAGAAAAAAAGGTCTTCTACAATCTTTCCGTTAAGTCCGTGAGAAAGATGAACAAGCTCTTCCTCATCAAATTCGAAGCAATCGACACAGTGGAAGCGGCAGAGAAGATAAAGGGATGTGAAGTTTTCATAAAGTACGAAGAACTTCCTCCCCTTCAGAAGGACGAATATTACTTCTACGAGATACTGGGATGTGAAGTTTTCTACGAGTCGGGCGAGAGTGTTGGAAAGGTCGTCGACATAATCGAGACGGGGTCGAACGACGTTCTGGTGGTCAGGAAGAAAAACAAAGAAACGCTAATCCCCATGATAAAGGACTGTATCGTTGAAATCAGGAAATTCGAAAAAAAGATCGTGGCGAAGGAACTGGAGTGGATTTAA
- the trmD gene encoding tRNA (guanosine(37)-N1)-methyltransferase TrmD → MRITMVTIFPEMVEVVKKYGVIARAVEKGIVEINVENLRDYTTDRHRTVDDYQYGGGYGMVMKPEPFFRFYERYVEKHGKPHVILTSPQGRIFNYKIAEELSKKSDIVIFCGRYEGIDERVMNIVDDEISIGDYILTGGELPAMVITDAVVRLVSGVVERESVERESFHQGLLDHPVYTRPYEYRGMKVPDVLLSGDHQKVELWRRKESIKKTIMKRPDLFLAKELDELDKLAIIELFKELMEKC, encoded by the coding sequence ATGAGGATCACCATGGTAACCATATTTCCAGAAATGGTCGAGGTTGTGAAAAAGTACGGCGTCATCGCCCGCGCGGTTGAAAAGGGAATCGTGGAAATAAATGTGGAAAACCTGAGAGACTACACCACCGACAGACACAGAACGGTGGACGATTATCAATACGGTGGCGGATACGGTATGGTCATGAAACCAGAGCCGTTCTTCAGGTTCTATGAAAGATACGTTGAGAAACACGGGAAGCCACACGTGATTTTGACGAGTCCTCAGGGTAGAATTTTCAACTACAAGATAGCGGAAGAACTTTCAAAGAAAAGTGACATTGTGATATTCTGCGGCAGATACGAAGGAATAGACGAGAGGGTAATGAACATAGTCGATGACGAGATATCCATAGGGGACTACATCCTCACCGGCGGGGAACTTCCGGCGATGGTGATAACGGATGCTGTTGTGAGACTTGTATCTGGTGTTGTGGAGAGGGAGTCCGTTGAGAGGGAATCGTTCCACCAAGGGCTGCTGGACCATCCCGTCTACACCAGACCGTACGAGTACAGAGGTATGAAGGTTCCCGATGTGTTGCTCTCCGGAGATCACCAAAAAGTGGAGCTCTGGAGGAGGAAAGAAAGTATCAAAAAAACTATCATGAAAAGGCCAGATCTTTTTCTGGCGAAAGAACTGGACGAGCTCGATAAATTGGCTATAATAGAGTTGTTCAAGGAGCTGATGGAAAAGTGCTAG
- a CDS encoding RNA methyltransferase, which yields MLERVYVALIHYPIKGKDGSIISTAVTNLDVHDIARTARTYNLKGYYIVTNLKAQQDMVVKMLKFWREGFGSRYNPSRAESLKLVKLKSYLEDVLEDIEEIEGERPLIFFTSAKKRENDISFEEGKRIIVETKSPALILLGTGWGLPDEILAISDYVLEPVRARSDFNHLSVRAAAAIMIDRLIGENYARRD from the coding sequence GTGCTAGAAAGAGTCTACGTGGCTCTCATCCATTATCCCATAAAAGGAAAGGACGGAAGCATCATATCAACAGCCGTTACAAACCTCGACGTTCACGACATCGCCCGAACCGCTCGAACCTATAACCTGAAGGGATACTACATAGTCACCAACCTCAAGGCTCAACAGGACATGGTTGTCAAGATGCTCAAGTTCTGGAGAGAAGGTTTTGGAAGTCGATACAATCCGTCCCGAGCTGAGTCCTTAAAGCTGGTGAAATTGAAATCTTATCTGGAAGATGTTCTGGAAGACATAGAAGAGATCGAAGGGGAAAGACCACTGATATTTTTTACTTCCGCAAAGAAGCGGGAAAACGACATATCTTTCGAGGAAGGAAAAAGAATAATAGTGGAGACGAAAAGTCCAGCTCTCATACTCCTTGGTACAGGGTGGGGACTCCCTGACGAGATCCTTGCGATCTCAGATTATGTTCTTGAACCTGTGAGGGCGAGATCGGATTTCAACCATCTGTCCGTCAGGGCGGCAGCGGCCATAATGATCGATAGACTGATAGGAGAAAATTACGCGAGGAGGGATTGA